A single Thermosynechococcus vestitus BP-1 DNA region contains:
- the purF gene encoding amidophosphoribosyltransferase, translating to MTEQQFADKPEEACGVFGVYAPGADVARLTYFGLYALQHRGQESAGIATFAGDTVHCHKDMGLVSQVFDEEILGRLVGDLAVGHNRYSTTGSSRIVNAQPVVVDTRLGPLALAHNGNLVNTYALREQVLACDAPTAVLASTTDSELIAWAIAQAVATGQSWAEGMITAAQQCQGAFSLVMGTPAGLFGLRDAHGIRPLVIGRLMTEGTPHYVLASETCALDIIGADYVRDVEPGELVHITPEGIGSVQWAESQRKLCIFEMIYFARPDSVMQRESLYSYRQRLGYQLGREAPADADVVIAVPDSGVPAAIGFSQATGVPYAEGLIKSRYVGRTFIQPTQSMRESGIRMKLNPLPDVLMGQRVVIVDDSIVRGTTSRKIVKALRDAGAVEVHMRISSPPVTHPCFYGIDTDTQDQLIAATKSVPEIAAQIGVDSLSYLSWQGMIAATYDTGDRFCSACFTGNYPISIPEPVKRQKLVLEQLPQ from the coding sequence ATGACAGAACAACAATTTGCGGATAAGCCGGAAGAGGCCTGTGGGGTATTTGGGGTTTATGCCCCCGGGGCGGATGTGGCTCGCCTCACCTACTTTGGTCTCTATGCCCTGCAACACCGAGGTCAGGAATCCGCTGGAATTGCTACATTTGCCGGTGACACCGTCCACTGTCACAAGGATATGGGTTTGGTGTCCCAAGTCTTTGACGAAGAGATTTTGGGACGGCTGGTGGGAGATTTGGCTGTGGGCCACAACCGCTACTCAACCACGGGTTCCAGTCGCATTGTCAACGCCCAACCAGTGGTGGTAGACACTCGTTTAGGACCTTTGGCCTTAGCCCACAACGGCAACTTAGTGAATACCTACGCCCTGCGGGAACAGGTGCTGGCCTGTGATGCGCCGACGGCGGTGTTGGCGAGCACAACCGATTCTGAACTCATTGCCTGGGCGATCGCCCAAGCGGTGGCCACCGGTCAATCCTGGGCAGAGGGGATGATTACAGCGGCTCAACAGTGCCAAGGGGCTTTTAGTTTAGTAATGGGTACCCCAGCGGGATTGTTTGGACTGCGGGATGCCCACGGCATCCGTCCCTTAGTCATTGGCCGCTTGATGACAGAAGGGACGCCCCACTATGTCCTTGCTTCGGAGACCTGCGCCCTCGATATTATTGGTGCCGACTATGTGCGGGATGTGGAGCCGGGGGAACTGGTGCACATTACTCCGGAAGGGATTGGCAGTGTGCAGTGGGCAGAGTCTCAACGGAAGCTGTGTATCTTTGAGATGATTTACTTTGCCCGTCCCGATAGTGTCATGCAGCGGGAGAGCCTCTATAGCTATCGGCAGCGCTTGGGTTATCAGTTGGGTCGTGAAGCTCCCGCCGATGCCGACGTGGTGATTGCTGTGCCTGATTCTGGGGTGCCAGCGGCCATTGGCTTTTCCCAAGCAACTGGGGTACCCTATGCCGAAGGCTTGATTAAAAGTCGCTACGTGGGGCGGACATTTATTCAGCCCACCCAGTCGATGCGGGAGTCGGGAATTCGCATGAAGCTGAATCCACTGCCAGATGTGCTGATGGGTCAGCGGGTGGTGATTGTGGATGACTCGATTGTGCGGGGCACCACTAGCCGCAAAATTGTCAAGGCGCTGCGGGATGCCGGTGCTGTGGAAGTCCACATGCGCATTTCTTCGCCCCCTGTTACCCACCCCTGCTTCTATGGCATCGATACCGATACCCAAGATCAGCTGATTGCTGCCACCAAGTCTGTGCCTGAAATTGCCGCTCAGATTGGCGTGGATTCCCTCAGTTACCTCAGTTGGCAGGGGATGATTGCCGCCACCTACGATACGGGCGATCGCTTCTGTTCCGCCTGTTTTACCGGCAACTACCCGATTAGCATCCCCGAGCCAGTGAAACGGCAAAAGTTGGTGCTTGAGCAACTTCCCCAATGA
- the purL gene encoding phosphoribosylformylglycinamidine synthase subunit PurL, with amino-acid sequence MSQTPLVTEAEITAEGLKPQEYTEIVRRLGRHPNRAELGMFGVMWSEHCCYKNSRLLLKQFPTQGPRVLVGPGENAGVVDLGDGLRLAFKIESHNHPSAIEPFQGAATGVGGILRDIFTMGARPIALLNALRFGDLKEAKTQQLVKGVVAGIAHYGNCVGVPTVGGEVYFDPCYAGNPLVNAMALGLMETPEIVKSAASGIGNPVLYVGSTTGRDGMGGASFASAELTDESMSDRPAVQVGDPFVEKCLIEACLEAFQTGAVVAAQDMGAAGLTCSTSEMAAKGGVGIELDLDKVPVREQGMVPYEFLLSESQERMLFVAAQGREAELIEIFQRWGLQAVVVGRVIAEPLVRVLYRGEVAAEVPARALAEETPLYERECPKEPPAYVQQARQWSVDQLPLPARSPAEILLTLLATPSIASKAWVYRQYDHEVQNNTLVFPGDGDAAVIRLRGTAKGIAATVDCPSRYVYLDPYEGGKAAVAEAARNLSCVGAEPLAVTDNLNFGSPETPVGYWQLANACRGLAEACRALQTPVTGGNVSLYNETIDSNGQPQPIYPTPVVGMVGLIADLQRVVGQGWRATGDAIYLLGLPLTTPLSDPRLSLGGSEYLAQIHGLVAGCPPQIDLDLEQRVQAVCRYGIQQGWIASAHDLSEGGLAVALAESCLSGQRGATIQLPEGTYPRWDALLFAEGGARILVSVPPREQVAWEAYAQAQLPNAWTRLGVVNGEDTELCIDSCNNSPLIRVTIKELDLAWRSPLPKYLD; translated from the coding sequence ATGAGCCAAACACCCCTCGTCACTGAGGCTGAGATTACTGCCGAAGGCCTCAAGCCCCAAGAATACACCGAAATTGTCCGCCGCCTTGGTCGCCATCCCAACCGCGCAGAATTGGGCATGTTTGGCGTGATGTGGTCAGAGCATTGCTGCTACAAAAACTCGCGTCTCCTGCTGAAGCAGTTTCCAACCCAAGGGCCACGAGTCCTTGTCGGCCCCGGTGAGAATGCCGGTGTTGTGGACTTAGGGGATGGCTTGCGCCTTGCCTTTAAGATTGAGTCCCACAACCATCCCTCGGCCATTGAACCCTTTCAGGGAGCAGCGACTGGCGTGGGGGGGATTCTGCGGGATATTTTTACGATGGGGGCGCGTCCCATTGCCCTGCTGAACGCCCTGCGCTTTGGTGATCTCAAGGAAGCAAAAACCCAACAATTGGTGAAAGGGGTAGTGGCGGGTATTGCCCACTATGGTAACTGTGTTGGCGTGCCCACGGTGGGGGGGGAGGTCTATTTTGACCCCTGCTATGCCGGTAACCCCTTGGTGAATGCCATGGCCCTGGGTCTTATGGAAACCCCAGAGATTGTTAAATCGGCAGCCAGTGGTATTGGCAATCCAGTCCTCTACGTTGGCTCCACCACGGGGCGGGATGGCATGGGGGGAGCCAGTTTTGCCAGTGCTGAGCTGACGGATGAGTCAATGAGCGATCGCCCGGCTGTCCAAGTGGGGGATCCCTTTGTGGAAAAATGCCTCATTGAGGCCTGTCTGGAAGCCTTTCAAACTGGAGCAGTTGTGGCCGCCCAAGATATGGGGGCAGCAGGATTGACCTGCTCGACCTCGGAAATGGCTGCCAAGGGGGGTGTTGGCATTGAACTGGACCTGGACAAAGTGCCCGTCCGCGAACAGGGGATGGTGCCCTATGAGTTTTTGCTCTCGGAATCCCAAGAGCGAATGCTGTTTGTGGCCGCTCAAGGGCGAGAAGCAGAACTGATTGAGATTTTCCAGCGTTGGGGCCTGCAGGCAGTGGTGGTGGGTCGTGTCATTGCCGAACCCCTGGTGCGGGTGCTTTACCGGGGTGAGGTGGCCGCAGAGGTGCCTGCCCGTGCCCTTGCCGAAGAGACCCCCCTCTATGAGCGAGAATGCCCCAAGGAGCCGCCAGCCTATGTCCAACAGGCGCGGCAGTGGTCGGTGGATCAATTGCCGCTACCGGCGCGATCGCCCGCGGAGATTTTGCTGACTCTCCTCGCCACCCCCAGTATTGCCTCTAAAGCATGGGTCTATCGTCAGTACGATCACGAAGTCCAAAACAACACCCTGGTTTTCCCCGGCGATGGGGATGCCGCAGTAATTCGCCTGCGGGGCACTGCCAAAGGGATTGCGGCCACCGTAGATTGCCCCAGCCGCTATGTGTATCTGGATCCCTACGAAGGGGGCAAAGCCGCTGTCGCTGAAGCCGCTCGCAATCTTAGTTGTGTGGGGGCAGAGCCTCTGGCTGTCACCGATAACCTCAACTTTGGTAGCCCAGAAACACCCGTGGGTTACTGGCAGTTGGCCAATGCCTGCCGCGGTCTTGCCGAGGCTTGTCGGGCCCTACAAACGCCGGTCACGGGGGGGAATGTTTCCCTCTACAACGAAACAATTGATAGCAATGGCCAGCCACAGCCCATTTATCCAACCCCAGTGGTGGGGATGGTGGGGTTGATTGCCGACCTGCAGCGGGTTGTCGGTCAGGGCTGGCGAGCGACCGGCGATGCCATCTACCTATTGGGGTTGCCTCTGACTACCCCTTTGAGTGATCCGCGCCTGAGCCTAGGCGGGTCAGAATACCTTGCTCAGATTCATGGCCTTGTGGCGGGTTGTCCACCTCAGATTGATTTAGACCTTGAGCAGCGAGTGCAGGCGGTGTGTCGCTATGGCATTCAACAGGGGTGGATTGCCAGTGCCCACGATCTCAGTGAAGGTGGTTTGGCTGTGGCCTTGGCAGAAAGCTGTCTGAGTGGGCAGCGGGGGGCGACGATACAATTGCCAGAGGGCACCTATCCCCGCTGGGATGCGCTGCTATTTGCTGAGGGGGGGGCGCGAATTCTGGTGTCTGTACCGCCTAGGGAACAGGTGGCATGGGAAGCCTATGCCCAGGCACAACTGCCCAATGCTTGGACCCGCCTAGGGGTTGTTAATGGTGAAGATACGGAACTGTGTATTGACAGCTGTAACAATTCTCCCCTCATCAGGGTTACGATAAAGGAGTTAGATCTTGCGTGGCGATCGCCCCTACCGAAGTATTTGGACTAA
- a CDS encoding GNAT family N-acetyltransferase, with amino-acid sequence MSFWKSLFNSQPTASATTTSPSLGSPVERDNGSESKIIFSKEKDIDVYELEELCDAVGWSRRPIRKVKKAIQHSFLVISMWEQRGAYRRLIGFSRATSDHAFNATIWDVVVHPEFQGRGLGKELMRQIIKELRSEDISNITLFADPHVVDFYRQLGFRPDPEGIKGMFWYPNSR; translated from the coding sequence ATGAGCTTCTGGAAATCGCTGTTCAATTCGCAACCGACTGCCAGCGCTACCACGACGTCCCCTAGTTTAGGTTCTCCGGTAGAGCGGGACAATGGCAGCGAAAGTAAAATTATTTTTAGCAAAGAAAAAGATATTGATGTCTATGAACTAGAAGAACTTTGTGATGCTGTTGGCTGGTCGCGCCGCCCGATTCGTAAGGTGAAAAAAGCGATTCAGCACAGCTTTTTGGTGATCTCGATGTGGGAACAGCGGGGGGCCTATCGTCGCCTGATTGGTTTTTCCCGTGCCACCTCTGACCATGCCTTCAATGCCACAATTTGGGATGTAGTGGTGCATCCAGAATTTCAGGGGCGCGGTCTGGGCAAGGAGCTCATGCGGCAGATTATCAAAGAACTGCGCAGCGAGGACATCAGCAACATTACCCTCTTTGCCGATCCCCATGTTGTGGACTTTTACCGTCAGTTGGGTTTTCGCCCCGATCCCGAGGGGATTAAGGGAATGTTTTGGTACCCCAATTCCCGCTAG
- a CDS encoding branched-chain amino acid ABC transporter permease: protein MVTNALQVLVDGLATGSVYAIFALGYTLVFSILGIINFAHGAVFALGAYLTYALLGGRFGFNGLLANGQLPVALPFAPALALSALGCGLLGVGIDWIVFRPLRQQGTDTLLTVVASLGAAVFLTNLIQYLVGAEVYTYPDQLWGGLPLTLQWGDITLRTSQLIIFAVAVVLMIALTYWVKGTRMGKGLQAVAENPTAATLLGIDGDRIIQVTFFVSSALAAVAGTLIALSVGITGPQFGVIFGLKGLAVIVLGGLGSLPGTMLAGFLLGLVEAMVPAAASGFRDAAAFAILFLVLLARPQGLLGQPPVEKV, encoded by the coding sequence GTGGTAACCAACGCCTTGCAAGTCCTTGTGGATGGACTAGCCACAGGGAGTGTTTATGCCATTTTTGCCCTCGGCTATACCCTTGTCTTCTCGATTTTGGGCATCATTAACTTTGCTCACGGCGCTGTTTTTGCCCTTGGGGCTTATCTCACCTATGCCCTCTTGGGAGGACGCTTTGGCTTTAATGGCCTGTTGGCCAATGGGCAGCTTCCCGTTGCCTTGCCCTTTGCCCCGGCCTTGGCCTTGAGTGCCCTTGGCTGTGGGCTGTTGGGGGTGGGCATTGACTGGATTGTCTTTCGACCGTTGCGGCAGCAGGGCACCGATACCCTCTTGACGGTGGTGGCCAGTCTTGGCGCTGCCGTTTTCCTCACCAACTTGATCCAGTATTTAGTGGGTGCCGAAGTCTATACCTATCCCGATCAACTCTGGGGTGGATTGCCCCTTACCCTGCAATGGGGGGACATTACCCTGCGCACTAGCCAATTGATTATCTTTGCCGTGGCCGTGGTTTTGATGATTGCCCTGACCTATTGGGTGAAAGGGACGCGCATGGGGAAAGGATTGCAGGCCGTGGCTGAAAATCCAACTGCCGCCACATTGCTGGGCATTGATGGCGATCGCATTATTCAAGTGACATTTTTTGTTAGCAGTGCTTTGGCTGCTGTTGCTGGCACCCTCATCGCCTTGAGTGTTGGGATTACAGGACCACAGTTTGGGGTGATCTTTGGCCTCAAGGGGTTAGCGGTGATTGTTCTGGGGGGCCTCGGCAGTTTACCAGGGACAATGTTGGCCGGCTTTTTGCTGGGATTGGTGGAGGCAATGGTGCCTGCGGCTGCTTCGGGGTTTCGCGATGCTGCTGCCTTTGCCATCCTTTTCCTAGTGCTGCTGGCGCGCCCCCAAGGGCTCTTGGGTCAGCCCCCCGTTGAAAAAGTCTAG
- a CDS encoding Ppx/GppA phosphatase family protein, protein MTSPMTAEQHLHLWRPVNLSDRILAAIDVGTNSIHMVVVQIQPSLPSFKIIAAEKEMVRLGERCQITGQLTEEAMERAIATLRRCRELATGLKAEEIIGVATSAVREAPNGRQFLERVKKETGLTIDLISGEEEARRIYLGVLSGLEFNGKPHIIIDIGGGSTELILGDGHEPRSLSSTKVGAVRLTDLFVKSDPISDQDYAVLRAYVRGMLDRAVEDLRQHLGPHEKPQLVGTSGTIESLMMIHICDRLGSCPPSLRGYELTLEDLKALLAKLRRLNFNQRCQLLGMSERRAEIIVAGAVILVEAMEMLGQSSLITCDRALREGIIVDWMLTHGLIEDRLRYQSSVRQRSTYSLAQKFHVNLASSERVANFALTLFDRTQGILHNWTEAERELLWAAAILHNAGHYVSHSAHHKHSYYLVRHGGLLGYTDTEIEIIANLCRYHRKSPPKKKHENFRQLMGRRERQMVEQLSAILRLASALDRRQIGAVDHITCEWRPPQRQFCLQIHPADPSDRCELEIWSVNYKKEPFESQFSVSLKVELVATSGTVLATAVNLATAVNE, encoded by the coding sequence ATGACAAGTCCAATGACGGCTGAACAACATCTCCACCTGTGGCGACCGGTGAACCTCAGCGATCGCATTCTGGCGGCAATTGATGTCGGGACAAACTCAATTCACATGGTGGTGGTGCAAATTCAGCCCAGCTTACCCAGCTTTAAAATCATTGCTGCCGAAAAGGAAATGGTGCGGCTGGGGGAACGCTGCCAAATTACCGGGCAACTGACGGAAGAGGCCATGGAGCGGGCGATCGCCACCCTGCGCCGCTGTCGCGAATTGGCCACGGGCCTCAAGGCGGAAGAAATAATTGGCGTCGCCACAAGTGCCGTGCGCGAAGCCCCCAATGGTCGCCAGTTTTTAGAGCGGGTCAAAAAAGAGACCGGCTTGACCATTGATCTCATTTCCGGCGAAGAGGAAGCGCGGCGCATCTACCTGGGGGTGCTCTCGGGCCTAGAATTCAACGGCAAGCCCCACATCATCATAGACATTGGGGGTGGCTCCACGGAGTTAATTCTGGGCGATGGCCATGAACCCCGCTCCCTCAGCAGTACCAAAGTAGGGGCAGTGCGCCTGACGGATTTATTTGTTAAAAGCGATCCCATTAGCGATCAAGATTACGCAGTCCTACGAGCCTATGTGCGGGGAATGTTAGATCGTGCCGTTGAAGACCTGCGGCAACACCTCGGTCCCCATGAAAAACCGCAATTGGTGGGTACCTCAGGCACCATTGAAAGCCTGATGATGATTCACATCTGCGATCGCCTTGGGAGTTGCCCCCCCTCTCTACGGGGCTATGAACTCACCCTTGAGGACTTGAAAGCTCTCCTGGCCAAATTGCGGCGGCTAAACTTTAACCAACGCTGTCAACTGTTGGGGATGTCGGAGCGGCGAGCAGAAATTATTGTTGCGGGGGCAGTCATTCTTGTTGAGGCCATGGAGATGCTTGGCCAAAGCAGCCTGATCACCTGCGATCGCGCCCTGCGGGAAGGCATCATTGTGGACTGGATGCTGACGCACGGACTGATTGAAGACCGTCTTCGCTATCAAAGCTCCGTCCGCCAGCGCAGTACCTACAGTTTGGCGCAAAAATTCCACGTCAATCTGGCCAGCAGTGAACGGGTAGCCAATTTTGCCCTAACGCTGTTTGATCGCACCCAAGGGATTCTCCACAACTGGACAGAAGCGGAACGGGAACTCCTCTGGGCAGCGGCAATTCTCCACAATGCCGGCCACTACGTCAGCCATTCCGCCCACCACAAACATTCCTATTACCTTGTGCGCCACGGCGGCTTACTCGGCTATACCGATACGGAAATTGAAATCATTGCTAACCTCTGTCGCTATCACCGCAAAAGCCCCCCCAAGAAAAAGCATGAAAACTTCCGCCAATTGATGGGACGGCGAGAACGGCAAATGGTCGAGCAACTCAGTGCTATTCTGCGGCTGGCTTCGGCCTTGGATCGGCGGCAAATTGGGGCCGTGGATCACATTACCTGTGAGTGGCGCCCTCCGCAGCGGCAGTTTTGTCTGCAGATCCATCCGGCAGACCCTAGCGATCGCTGTGAGTTGGAAATTTGGAGTGTCAACTACAAAAAAGAACCCTTTGAAAGCCAATTTAGTGTCAGTTTGAAGGTGGAATTAGTGGCCACCAGTGGCACGGTTCTAGCTACAGCAGTGAATCTAGCTACAGCAGTGAATGAGTGA